One genomic region from Gemmatimonadota bacterium encodes:
- a CDS encoding GTPase Era, giving the protein MESTGQMAGHMAGAAGDGSHRAGFVALVGKPNVGKSTLMNALLQHRLSIVTPRPQTTRQRVLGILTKDDCQVLFLDTPGLLEPGYRLQEYMLQSAVHTLHDSDAAVAIVDATRFERDLDDRVAGFLEQSRGPVILAINKIDRTSRTSLLPMIDRAAGRFPFTEIVPVSALKGDGLEPLLSAVIRALPAGPALYPADMLTDQPERFFVGEIIREHLFLALHEELPYASAVIVEDFTDRPNGTAFIQAGIIIERDSQKGIIIGKNGRMLKRIGSSARKAIVEFLDRPVYLDLRVKVRPSWRKKEQELRRLGYTRR; this is encoded by the coding sequence ATGGAAAGCACCGGGCAGATGGCAGGGCATATGGCAGGCGCCGCCGGCGACGGATCCCATCGCGCGGGGTTCGTGGCCCTGGTCGGAAAACCGAACGTGGGCAAATCCACCCTGATGAACGCGCTGCTGCAGCACCGGCTTTCCATCGTGACGCCGAGGCCCCAGACCACCCGCCAGCGGGTACTGGGCATTCTGACGAAAGACGACTGCCAGGTCCTTTTCCTCGATACGCCCGGACTGCTCGAACCCGGCTACCGGCTACAGGAATACATGCTGCAGTCCGCGGTCCATACGCTGCACGACTCGGACGCGGCCGTGGCCATCGTGGACGCCACCCGTTTCGAACGCGATCTCGACGACCGGGTCGCCGGCTTCCTCGAGCAGAGCCGCGGACCGGTCATCCTGGCCATCAACAAGATTGACCGGACGTCCAGGACTTCCCTGCTGCCCATGATCGACCGGGCCGCGGGCCGGTTCCCCTTCACCGAAATCGTGCCCGTGTCCGCCCTCAAGGGAGACGGCCTCGAACCACTGCTGTCCGCCGTGATCCGCGCGCTTCCAGCGGGTCCGGCGCTCTACCCCGCCGACATGCTCACGGACCAGCCGGAGCGGTTCTTCGTGGGGGAAATCATCCGCGAGCACCTGTTCCTGGCCCTGCACGAGGAGCTGCCCTACGCGTCGGCCGTGATCGTGGAGGACTTCACGGACCGTCCCAACGGCACGGCGTTCATCCAGGCCGGCATCATCATCGAACGGGATTCCCAGAAGGGCATCATCATCGGCAAGAACGGGCGCATGCTCAAACGCATCGGATCGTCCGCGAGGAAGGCCATCGTCGAATTCCTGGACCGACCCGTCTACCTCGACCTGCGGGTCAAGGTCCGGCCCTCCTGGCGGAAGAAAGAGCAGGAGCTGAGGCGGCTGGGCTATACCAGACGCTGA